The nucleotide sequence AAGCTCTTATTGTCTTGTTAGGGATATGCATACCTTGTTAAAGTATGATGTCAGAGGCACTTTCCTGACATGCCCTTTCATAGGATACATTGGAGAACGTGCTCATGCCTCAAGGAGTGTGCACGTCATCCACcaggactctatataaagggaggtccaaGCACCGACAGAGGTCCGCATTATTCACTGTTTACGCTTGCGTTACTATTACTTCGCTTTCCTCTACAGttccagtgactgacttgagtgtcagagggagcccttccctggctcagcactAAGGTATAGTATATTGATTTACTATTTACACCAGGGactccttccctggctcgacactgacgttaCTTGTTTTACAAAGTGGGACGCGGTCTACATCCAGTCAATGAAATAATCATATCCCCAACTCTCCACCTTCCtatttttggacaggatcaatataaTGTATAAAAGTGATTCTATAGATAAATATTTCATTacacttattatattttaaaggaATATTATCCCATCACGATGGAATATAAACTAGCATGTACGTTGTAGACTCCTCTACATTAGTCAACTACAACTTTCTCATTTACCACCTCATAGATAATCGTGTGACCGATCGTGTGAAATCACTAGGGTGATGAATTCCAACTTTTAATATCATAGTATATACActgtaaaatttaatatattattttcACACCGTGAATATTTTGAACGGTTCATGTTAAATAGGGCACTCATTTGACTTGAAAATAAGGTGTCACAAATTTATGTCACTTTAATCCCAGTTTAAATATttacttaattgtaaatttttataaataaaggcTGTGAAtgataattattaaaattaataaataagttcgtaaataattaaatatatgttaaaatataataattttaaataatcaaataaattaaaattaagagtctgatgaaattaaatttcaaaactcaaattaGCCTTAAATTTATGTACAAaaattgcccatgatatttttaggtacaaaaagtctaaaaatcaatataaatcctcttaaattgagtatattaacttagaatctagtatattttttatcaaattgagtacgattctaaaccctaaaccctaaaccctaaacctaaaccctaaaccctaaaccctaaaccctaaaccctaaaccctaaccctaaaccctaaaccctaaaccctaaaccctaaaccctaaaaaataagaggaacaattttgatagaaaatatattcgatttttaatataaagtactgacttttgGATATGAggattgcatgcaaagttaacattatgattaggaatttttctctaatttaccgttaTTTCAACCGCTAGTTCATTTTAGCATTAAAAGAAGATACCATTTTAGCATTAAAAGAAGATACGTGGGGTCCACCAGTGATTGTTCCATTACGGCCCGAGCCCAACTTGGTTCGGTTCGGTTGACGGGGACATATGACCCGTTCGATCTGATCTCCAAGCACGTGTCGTCATCTCGGGAATCAAGTCGTTTGTTCCTTCCCCTCTAATTCTGCTTCGTAATTCTTCTCCATTTTTAGCGTGTTGCTTAACGGAGGTGTTCCTTAGCGAGGTGGGCAAAGCATCTCATCCAACGACGGGAGTTCATTCGACGGATGCATCGGACGGCAGAGAGAAACGCATAACACGATTGCGACTTGGACCACTCCTTCAATTGTTTAAACCAGAACTATTCACTTTGCCCCTTTACGTTTACATATTTTATATTCCCAATCCAAACAAAATAAATTAGATAAAAATCAAAAGGACCTCCTATTTTGTTGGAATAGCTATAGTTTATAATtacaataataattataatataaatattattaaataagataaatttatgttataataattataaaattataaatactatAATATTATAACAGCTGCtgttataatataaatataattgaacatcttttaaaatataaaagaggCACCACCataattcaatatatatatatatatatatatatatatatatatatataaataaattttgatggtTTGGCAATTCTGAGGAGGAATTGTAATTTTTGGTCAATTAATGTAGTAAAAGGGAAAATTTCTGGTCCTCTAACAAAGAACGGTAGTTCAGTGAAAGCTGCGCTGTATTGAACGGCTGTTGCGCTCTTCTTCGCTTTATAAAAGGAAACCGCCGACGTTGTTCCATTGACAATCACCCTCTCTCTTCCATCTTCGCCTTCATCGCCGTCGTTGGTTTGTTTcaatctctcctttttctttGGGTTGTTGTTCTTTTGTAGATCGAGCAAGGCGCAACTGGTTTTTTTTTTCGTGCAAGTTTTGCGATCGATGCGCGAGCTTTTGTTGTCTATTTAGGGTTTCTGCATCATGATCCTTGTTTCTTGTTCGGATAGGCAGCTGGTCATGGCGTCCGTGCGCGGGGGCTGCGCGATTCCCCTCTTGCTTTCGATCCTCGTGCTTCCGCTGACCTTCCCGGCCTTCGCTGCTGCGGATGGGCTGGTCCGTGTGGGTTTGAGGAAGAAAACTATGGACGAGAGCAGCCGTCTTGCCGGCCGACTTTCGGAGAAGGAAAGGAAGGGGTGGATGGGGCGGCGGTATGGTTTAGGAGCGGGCGTCGAGAATGATGGCGAAGACGCGGACATTGTTTCGCTGAAGAACTATATGAACGCGCAGTACTTTGGGGAGATCGGCATCGGCACCCCTGCTCAGAATTTCACTGTCATTTTTGACACGGGTAGTTCGAATCTGTGGGTTCCTTCTTCAAAATGCTACTTTTCGGTAAGTTTGTTTGCCATCTGTTTCGGAAATGAAAGATTATTAGACTTTAGTTAATAGATCTAGTATGATCCAGACTAGGGCGGaatttaagtttgtttaattCATAGTTTTTCAACGCTTTCTCTCAATTTTTATTTGTAGGTTGCTTGTTTTTTCCACTCGAAATTCAAGTCAAGCAAATCAAGCACATACCAGAAGAACGGTTCGTCTCTGGCATGAAAGTCATTATTATTTCtggttttattgttattttttatttccaATGTATTCCTTCTCCACGCCAAATGTTTATTACTTCCACCATGCAACTTCAATGGTCCTTTTTGGTAGGATCTTTTTATTTTGTCAATGGAGTTGAATTATAATGTTAATAACTGATAAAGAGAATGCAAGTTCTTGTAGCTTGTGAATAGGTTACCAAAAGTTATTATTTAGGCTTTCTCAAAAAACATGTTTACTTCTCATCTTGGATGAGAAAAGAAAGCCTTGTTAAAACCTGATCCGCGGAAAAACCTGTCAGTGGTCTATTTTTTCTGCAGTTGACAGGTTTTTTTGGCTTTGAGCTTAAATTCGTATATTTGTCAATATCACTTGAATGCAACTGCTAATTGTGGTCTTTTGTTGTTTATCATTTTCTATAAGGAAACTACTTTCCTTTTTGTGGAATTTCCTGATTGTAACTTGCCTGAGACTGTGAGACTAATCAATCAGGTTCAACTCCATAATTCCTATCCAACTATTTTACTTAGCCTTTTTGGTCAGGTTGACAAATTCTGTAGAATACTTTTTCCCACTAGTTCTCTTTGTGTTAGCCTTTTATTAGTATTTTCCCATAAGAGAATTTAAGCTGCAAATATATTCTCTTTTACAAGTAAGATTCCATGTTCATCCTTGTTTGGATTaccatttttatttttaactaaTGTGATACTTCAGTGAAGCTAACTCTATTCTATGCTGATTTTAGTGATGCCTTAGTCCatttatttaaaagaaaaaattgttTCCATTAAAAATTGAACAATCATGAATTGCCATGCATGTCCTATTGCACCAACTTTTCTAGGGGCATTGCTCATTTAGTTTGTGCAATCCAATTTTGCACATCTACCATTCATTTAGCTTAGGCTCCTACTGATCAATTATTGGCTGATAATCACATGAAATCAAACTATCCTCTTAGATTTTTTTGTTATATGGATTACTAAAGCTTTATTTATGTCAGTGTAATCCTTCAAGAGCTGGTTTCATCCATTCCATGGTGGTATCAACATTCAGATTTTGTTTGTCTATCTTGCTGAAGCGTTATTAGATTTCTGGAAGTCTTTttacaaataaaatcaataaaatgtGGATCCACCAAGTGTCCTTTCCGCCATATTCTTCCTTGGCTAGTGTACCTTCTCATGAATGTTTAAGTTCGAGTCATGGATTCTATAGTATATCCAAAAAAAAAGATTCTTACTATTTTGCTGTTTTCTCTTGAGCAGGGAAGACTGCATCAATCCATTATGGTACTGGATCAATTTCTGGTTTCTTTAGCGATGATCATGTTTCTTTAGGCGACCTAGTTGTAAAAAACCAGGTTAAAATTTATGCTTGCTTCTGAACTTTTTATCTAGTCCTCTATATGTTAGCTTTAAGATTTTATGGACTAATTGAATATATAATCGATTCAGGATTTCATAGAAGCCACCAGAGAACCAGGTGTCACATTCCTGGTTGCAAAATTTGATGGCATccttggacttggatttaaggaaATATCAGTTGGTGATGCTGTACCTGTTTGGTAATTCATTATTATTACTCTTATTTCGTTATTGCTTATGGCATTTCTTGGACTCGagtagcattttctttttctactagAGATTTCATTCTTGCTCTGTTTGCTCTGTATTGCTTGATTTTTCCAATGAATTGGTGAAGAGGTGGGTGGGGTTAATATACTATAGTTGGAAAAAAAAGCCAGAAGAATGCCATAGAGCAAATCAATATCTTTGCAATACTAAGGTAATCTGTTGGCAGAGCATTGATTTTTCTAATAATCCTAGTTTGTTGAACACAGCTGCATATGTATATTAAGATTGAAAAGATAATGTCTTTACCATTAATTCCTTTTACGAGATAGTAAATaatgatgaaaaatatactactTTTGAAAACTACTACAGTCAGTCAAAATCTTACAATTGTAATATATTTGAACAAAATAATGTCAGTTTTCTTGATGCTTGTAGAGTGTAGCATGCCTGTGTCTTACCTGAGACATGCATTGGAATAGCTTAAAAACCATTTGTCATGGTGACCTATAATTCCTTGTCTGCATATAATTCAGGTTGCAAGCACACATTTATTCTGCTTGTTCACATACAATTCCTGCGGCATTTGTTTTAATTTTGAACACAAGTCTGCCTTTTCATGttcatattcaaataaaattattcatttttTGAACTAGTAGTACATACTGCTCTTGCAAATAGTGATTTTGTTATGTTTATCATTGAGTAAATTCTTAATTACATAGGAATGAGGCACTATTCATTAATTGTCATTGATCATCATTCTAGTCAGTTTAATTtggtaaggtttttttttttaaaaaaataatactgGCAGGTATAATATGGTTGAGCAAGGTCTTATCAAAGATCCTATTTTCTCATTTTGGTTGAACCGAAATGATGAGGAAGGAGATGGGGGTGAAATTGTCTTTGGAGGAGTTGATCCAAATCATTATAAGGGTGATCATGTATATGTTCCAGTAACTCAGAAAGGATATTGGCAGGTTTGTGTCTTGAGTTTTTTGTTTTGATTAATCAACTACCATTTCATATACAATGGCTTCACGACATCATACGAAAATTGAATTGGCAGTTTAACATGGGAGATGTACTCGTTGATGGTGAATCTACTGGTATTGCATGCAGACTGATTTATTTCGTTCCCATTCTTCCATTCATGTCTTCTGTATAACAATTTAGTTTGTGTCCCTCTTAATTGTTTATCAGGCTTTTGTAGTGGAGGTTGTGCCGCAATAGCAGATTCAGGAACTTCCTTGATTGCCGGACCAACGGTATGCATATGATACCATGACCTTTTCATCATAGTGTCCATTGATTGTTTCAATCATCATCTATGGAAACAAAACGATCATATATTAGTTACAACTCACAAATGATAACCACTGCATTGCGTTTTGCAATTTTACATGGTtagtagtaataccttgtcagtTGACCCCACATAGTGGGATAAA is from Zingiber officinale cultivar Zhangliang chromosome 7B, Zo_v1.1, whole genome shotgun sequence and encodes:
- the LOC122007287 gene encoding aspartic proteinase oryzasin-1-like, producing MASVRGGCAIPLLLSILVLPLTFPAFAAADGLVRVGLRKKTMDESSRLAGRLSEKERKGWMGRRYGLGAGVENDGEDADIVSLKNYMNAQYFGEIGIGTPAQNFTVIFDTGSSNLWVPSSKCYFSVACFFHSKFKSSKSSTYQKNGKTASIHYGTGSISGFFSDDHVSLGDLVVKNQDFIEATREPGVTFLVAKFDGILGLGFKEISVGDAVPVWYNMVEQGLIKDPIFSFWLNRNDEEGDGGEIVFGGVDPNHYKGDHVYVPVTQKGYWQFNMGDVLVDGESTGFCSGGCAAIADSGTSLIAGPTTVIVEINQKIGASGVVSQECKAVVAQYGQQILDMLISQTQPSKICSQIGLCTFDGTHGVSIGIESVVGDNVDASAGLHSDAMCTACEMAVVWMQNQLRQNQTAENILNYINQLCERLPSPMGESSVDCAAIASLPNVSFTIGDKVFELKPEEYILKVGEGAAVQCISGFTALDVPPPRGPLWILGDIFMGVYHTVFDYGQLRVGFAQAA